Below is a genomic region from Echinicola rosea.
ATTATCGATACACATTTTCAACAGTTTTCTGGCTATGCACTTTTTAACTCAAAATTTTATGAAATGGAGCCTACTGGGAATTTTGGTCTTACTTGGACCTTCGAAACCCAAACGGGTTCCAAAAGATTAGCCTCCTTTTTCTCTGATCCGTTAAATTTAGCCGCATCAAGTTTAATGGCGTTTTCAGTTGGGCTAATCTGGTATTTGACATCTGAAAGGAAAAATGCTACTATTTACATTTTGGTAATGTTTGCTGCAGTAATGAGCATTTATTTTAGCAGTTCCAGAGCTTCGTTTGTAGCTTTTTTTATTATGCTATTTTTTATTGCATTGATATTTAGACTACATACCTTATTGAAAATTGGCGTGTCATTAGTGTTGATTTTTACACTTTATGTCTTAATGTTTGCTGAGGAAAGGTTCTATTATTTTGTTTATGATACGATTACTTTTCAAAATGCCTCAAGTGTTGGGCACGTTGTGGAATGGTTGATTGCTTTACAATCAATGATTGATAATCCTTTTGGCATTGGCTTAGCCATGAGTGGAAACAGTTCAACTGTAACCGACCAATTAAGAGTTGGAGGAGAGAATCAATATTTGATTTTTGGAGTTCAGTTAGGTTTTATAGGGATGATACTTTACATCGCAACATTATTCAGTGGTATTTGGATAAGCCTGAAGACCTTCAGGATGGTAGATGATGTGATGGTTGCCAGAGTAGCTTTTGTTGCTTGTACTGTAAAATTCGGAATGCTGCTTCCCCTTTTTACCTCCAATGCTGAAAATTTCTTCTATGTGTCATTGTTGTCCTGGTGGATGGTGGGGTACAGTGTAAAAGCCTATAATAAAAGTATAATTCTTAACCAAGAAGCAAGAAAGGCTTTAACTGATTAATTTATGAGAGTGGGCATTGATACGAGAGATCGTTTTTTGGCTAAAACAGGAATTAGAACCGTTTTGGATGAAATAATTAAAGGATTAAGCAATGACCCTGACATTGAAGTCGTAAAAATTGAGCCTAAAACGTTTTATCCTCCCAAGACCAAAATTGGAAAGATCAAAGAGCATATCCGGTTCTTCTTTTGGAAGGAATTTCGATTGCCTATCCTTGCAAAGGAAAAAGAATGCGACGTACTCATTTGCAATGATTATGTAGTTCCATTTTATATGCCAAAAGGAATAAAAGCGTTTCCTGTTTTTCATGGTTGTAACATTTGGGAATTACCAGAACATTACAACAAGTACTGGAGATGGATGTTTACAATAATGGCTATTCCAGCAGGAAGAAAGGCGTCCAAAATATTTACTGTATCAACCTTTTCAAAAAATCGGCTCACTGAATTATTTGGTTTTAACCCGGAGAAAATAATCATTGTTCCCCTAGGGCCTAAAAGGTCTCTATTGGAACCGAAGACGCTGATCAACTTGTCAAAATTTAGGATTTCTGAGAATCAAAAATTCTTGCTCCATGTCGGAGTTATGGAAAAAAGAAAAAATTTACCAAGGCTAATTGAAGCATTTTCAAAGCTACATGATAAATCCTTAAAATTGGTTCTAGTAGGACAACGTGGACCAAAGGTATTTTTGGATGATTACGAGAATATTATTCGAAAAATAGAATCTTTGGCTTTATCGGATCGAGTAATTCTTACTGGATTCGTGACGGACAAGGAGCTATATACCTTGTATT
It encodes:
- a CDS encoding glycosyltransferase family 4 protein, giving the protein MRVGIDTRDRFLAKTGIRTVLDEIIKGLSNDPDIEVVKIEPKTFYPPKTKIGKIKEHIRFFFWKEFRLPILAKEKECDVLICNDYVVPFYMPKGIKAFPVFHGCNIWELPEHYNKYWRWMFTIMAIPAGRKASKIFTVSTFSKNRLTELFGFNPEKIIIVPLGPKRSLLEPKTLINLSKFRISENQKFLLHVGVMEKRKNLPRLIEAFSKLHDKSLKLVLVGQRGPKVFLDDYENIIRKIESLALSDRVILTGFVTDKELYTLYSKALAYIFPSLYEGFGIPVIEAFQFSLPVAASNRGALPEVLGKGGVLFDPKNIPDMVEKIELILQNASTNMDSIKNSQKEIIARYSWENTIKTIKQQLIR
- a CDS encoding O-antigen ligase family protein, which codes for MLFILVLAFVIPLFLFCFDKIIFKGKWEWVIIFGCFYLPLYTTILSIVWKTTHNVWLVKSFQGLKELVVVLALVSFLFYERNVFVYPIRLRTSDKVLLSFLALSVLYLFIPLGGATFFSKAVYLKNIMLMGVFYFFGRNSRFEKKELLFLFKGIMILAICAFFLNIVESIIDTHFQQFSGYALFNSKFYEMEPTGNFGLTWTFETQTGSKRLASFFSDPLNLAASSLMAFSVGLIWYLTSERKNATIYILVMFAAVMSIYFSSSRASFVAFFIMLFFIALIFRLHTLLKIGVSLVLIFTLYVLMFAEERFYYFVYDTITFQNASSVGHVVEWLIALQSMIDNPFGIGLAMSGNSSTVTDQLRVGGENQYLIFGVQLGFIGMILYIATLFSGIWISLKTFRMVDDVMVARVAFVACTVKFGMLLPLFTSNAENFFYVSLLSWWMVGYSVKAYNKSIILNQEARKALTD